TTCCTACGGCTGGCAAGGGGGAAAGATCGCTCCTATTGTAGCAGCAGGCCAGGGTGAGAATACCAGTCTAGATACCAGTGCTAAACAATCGATCGCGCAGGCTTTGGGTAAAGACTTTACCCTTGGCATCCTGTCTTCAAGCGAGATAGATATCCCTGGAATCGGTAGCGTAACGCCTGGGGCCTTGATCTCCATGCTCAAGGCAGATGGCACCACTAGGATTCTTTCGTCACCCCATATTCTCACCGTAGAGAATGAAGAGGCCAAGATTGTGGTCGGCAATAAGTTGTTCTTTAAGTCAGCACAAGATTCTGGGGTTCCTGGGGGCGGAGCTGTGGAGAAAGTTGAAGAAGAAGATGCTGATCTCAGCTTAGAAGTGACTCCAAATGTGAGTCATGATGGAAGGTACGTCACTATGAAAATTGATATCGAAGCCAATGAAGGAGCTATCGACCCCTCGACATCCTTGCCCAATATTATCAAACGGCAGACTTCGGTTGGGGTGACGGTGAAGAATGGCCAAACAGCCGTCATCAGCGGCTTAAGGAAGCAGCGAGAGGAACAGAGTTACCAAAAGATTCCGCTCCTGGGTGACATTCCTGTGCTCGGTTGGTTATTCCGTAATACCAATGTCAGTAAGGATGAAACAAGCTTGATGATCACACTCAAACCCCATGTCATCTTTGGAGCTAATGACTTGCAGGCTGTTTATGATAAAAAGCTTGAGGAACGTGCTGATCTACTGAAGGGACTATTTGGTGATGATCCGTGGCTTGACCACCACGCTGCCCGAGAGACTCACTAGCCGTGCAAGGTGCAGGTTCCCCAAAATTCTCGCTTAATCATTGATTGAACCGCCCTCAATAGTCTAGATTTTCCCTAGTCTATATGGGAGGAGATAGTCATGGATGTTAGGGAAGCGGGGCCAAAGGGCTGGCGAGTTTTTGCAGACCGCGGTGGCACGTTCACCGATCTAGTGGCAATCGATCCCGATGGTCACATTCAAGTGCAAAAGTTGCTTTCTCAGTCTGACCACTACGAAGACCCGATCCTAGAGGGAATCTCGCGGTTGACCAGTAGTTTTGAAAGCCGTGCTCAACTGATCGAGTTGGCTGTAGGGACTACGGTGGCCACCAATGCTTTTCTCGAAAGAAAGGGCAAGTCATGCGCTCTTGTGACAACTCTTGGCTTCCGCGATATCCTTGAAATTCGCGGCCAGAATCGGGCTGACTTGTTTGCTCTCCAGATCGATAAGCCCCAGGCTCTATGTGATACTGTTACCGAAGTTCCCGAGCGGATTTTGTCAGATGGAAGTGTCGAGCAAGCTTTAAACATGAACCTGGCTCGTTTCGAACTGAGTCGCTTGCGAGACATGGGTTACGAGAGTCTTGCTATTTCACTCATGAACGCTTCGCAGAATCCTGCCCACGAACTGGCTCTAGGTGAGTTAGCCCGAGATATGGGATTTAAGCATGTGGCTCTAGGACACCAGCTTGCGAAACTGGATAAGTATGTTCTACGCACGGAAACAGCCGTGTTTGATGCATATCTAACACCCGTAGTACGTAAATATACAGCCAAACTTTGCGAACAGACCGAAAGCCAAAAAGTCTTTTTCATGCAGTCCCACGGGGGATTGTGTCAGTCCTCACAGCTTACAGGCCCACATGCTCTTTTATCAGGCCCGGCAGGAGGACTCATTGCTTCCATCAAGAGTTGCCAAGCTCACGGGTATGAAAAGGTTATCACCTTCGATATGGGAGGTACTTCAACAGATGTTGCTATTTATTCGGGCAACTACACCTACGATCACGAACCGAAGTTTCACGGTTATCAAATCCAAGTGCCCATGCTCGACATCCATACCGTGGCGGCTGGCGGTGGATCGATTCTAAAATTTGATGGCGAGCGATTTCAAGTCGGTCCCGAATCAGCGGGAGCCGATCCTGGCCCTGCCTGTTACCGCAAGGGAGGGCCACTTACTGTTACGGATGCGAACTTGTTTTTGAAGCGCATTCGAGCTGAACACTTTCCGAAAATTTTCGGCCCTTCCCAAGACCAAAGCCTCGACGAGCAGATCGTTGCTCAAAAGTTTTCTCAGTTGAGTCAGGAATTGAATCTTCCTGCCGAGGATATTGCTAAGGGCTTTTTAGATGTTGCAGTGGAAACGATGGTACGGGCCATAAAAAGTATTTCCATCCGTAAGGGGCATGATCCTCAAGACTTTGTACTTTGTTGTTTTGGGGGAGCTGGGGCGCAGCTAGCCTGCCCTGTAGCGGAGCGGCTTGGCATTAAAAAAGTTTTTATCCATCCCCTATCTAGTGTTCTATCAGCGTTTGGTATGAGTCTTGCGGATGAGAAATCGCAGCTTCGAGATCTTGTTGATCAGCCTCTCCATTCTCTTTCTGATGAAGACTTTCATCAATTGACAAGAAAGCTTTCTAAGCACGTCAGCAACGGGATGATAAGCCAGAATTTAAAGCCATCATTTATTTTCCACTTGAAGCTTCAAGGGAGTGAAACGATATTTGATGTTGCAGCAAACGACCCTAAAGAAGCCAGTCAATTTTTTAGTCAGAATTATACCAGGATCTTTGGTCTTGAGGCTGATGCGGAAAAAATCATCTTGGAAAGCCTCAGTGTAGAAATGTCGTCACAATCGAGGGCTTATTGGTTTAAGCAGGACTTCCCAGCGTCGCCACTAGCTTACGGGCCTTGCAATATTACCTTGCCCAACTCTAGCTTATTTTTAGATGAGGGTTGGACTGGTAAGCAAGAACGAAGCGGAGAATGGCTGCTACAGCAGGCCCAAAACCGTCATGTCATCGAACGGCCCGAGGCGGTGGAATTAGAAATTTTTTATCAGAAGTTCCAGTCCCTCGCAGAGGAGATGGGAAGTGTCTTAAGGCTCACTGGTTTCTCTGTCAATATTCGCGAAAGACTGGATTTTTCCTGTGCGGTCTTTACCGCCTCAGGGGAACTCATTGCCAATGCTCCCCATATTCCGGTCCATTTGGGCTCTATGGGAGAATGTCTTAAGGTAGTGGTTCAGAAATTTGCTCATAATGCTAAACCAGGGGATAGCTTTATTAGCAACTCACCACTCTTTGGAGGAACTCACCTGCCAGACATTACTGTGATGACGCCGGTGTTTTGGCAAGGTAAGATTGTCAACTGGCTGGCCTCAAGAGGTCACCATGCGGATGTTGGTGGTAGTTCACCGGGCTCTATGCCTGCTCTATCGAAGAGTCTTTCTGAAGAAGGAGTCGTGATTGAACCACAATATCTGGTTAGAGAAGGAAAATTTCTCGGATCAAAAATCCTAGAGCTACTGACTATGGGCTCTATGCCTGCCCGCAAACCTGAGCAGAATATACTGGACTTGAAGGCTCAATTAGCAGCAAATCGCCGTGGTTTGCAGATCTTTGAAGGCTTGCTTCAGGAGTATGGTCTAGAGCATCTTGAAAAATACAGCGAAAAATTACTGGCATACTCAGCAGATCGGATCCTAGATGTTACACAAAAATTCGATGGTAGAACAGCACAGATAGACTTAGACGAGGGTCGTTCCCTTAAAGTTGCTCTAAAGGTAAGGCCTCAAGAAGGGTTGGACATCGATCTATCCAGTTGCTCGGATCGTGGACTTCACAACTTCAACACGCCCCAGGCAGTTGTTCGTGCGGCAGTGTTATTTTCACTCCGTTGCGTTCTAAAGGAGGATATTCCTCTCAACGACGGTATTATGCGAGTCCTCAACATCAGGATTTCAGAGGGATCGATTCTGGACCCATCTCCTACAAGTGCCATCGTCGCTGGCAATGTCGAGACGAGTCAAGCTCTTTGTGACTTGCTGCTGGATGGATTCGTCGGCTTAGCTCACTGCCAAGGTACGATGAATAACGTCAGCTTTGGCAACGAACACTTCCAATATTACGAGACTCTGGGAGGGGGAAGTGGAGCTGGAGCCGGCTTCCATGGAGCATCATGCACCCAGGTGCACATGACCAATTCTGTGCTGACTGACCCCGAAGTTTTGGAGCGACGATTTCCCGTAGTGCTTCGCAACTTCGCTCGTCGGTGGGGAAGTGGCGGTCTTGGGAAGTTTTCAGGTGGGGATGGCATGTATCGACAGTTTGAATTAGCGCAAACCCTGGAATTCAACGTGTTATCCCAAAGGCGAAGCACTTGCCCTAAAGGAAGGCAAGGAGGTGACGATGGACTCGCGGGGAGAAACAGCATCGAGGTGGATCTCAAGAGTCAGGCGATGGCAGGGTGTTTTTCTATCACGTTACAAAAAGGCGATCTCGTCTCTATTGAGACACCGGGAGGAGGGGGGTATGGTAGCCCTGACTTAAACCAGAATAATCTGATTTTTGCCTATGGTTCGAATCTAGATCCTCTACAAATTAAGGGTCGCTGCCCCTCTGCAAGAATTGTTTGTCGTGCTGTGCTACCAGAATATAGCATCGGCTTTAGTCGTTTTTCTGAAAAGCGCCAGGGGGGAGTTGCCGACATCGTTCCAAAGGCTGGAGCAGAAGTATGGGGACTTGTCTATTCCTTGAGTCCTGAAGACCTTGCTGCCCTCGATGAGATCGAGGGTCACCCCGATCACTATGAGCGGGTAGAGCTGGAAGTCAAACAGGATACACCCGAAGGGCCAAGCTTTAAAGTTTGGGCCTATCAAGTGAAGGACAAGGAGCATCACATTCCTCCTACCGAGGAATATCTATGGTTGGTTCACAAGGGGCAGCACATCTTGAATGCCCCTCGCTATATACTTCAATCTACGGTGTGCAGCTAGCAATATCGTGATTCTTAAGCCATCGCCATGCATCTCCAGCATGGAGCAAGCCACGACCGGTCTGCTCGGGGCCAAGCTGGCCTTCCTGTACCGTGGCCTTAAGAGCTTGGGCAACTAAGTTTGGCTTTAATTTTCCATGAGCCCTTAGTTGGTGATCCAGCAACAAAGCCACGACTCCCGTTAATTGAGGAGCCGCGAACGAGCTGCCAGCTTCAAAGTTATTGGTGGACCAAGTGTAGATGCCATCAGCTGCAATACCAAACGATTGATCTTGAACCCCCGTGTGGTCGCCCGGTACTGTCGCAGTCCTTGCTGTCTGCTCTTTCGAAAGAGCAAGGTTGATTGAAAATAGCAAGTTGCTAGAAGTTTTTTGATGGGATGAAACAAACTCATCGATTAATTTAAGATCGTAGCTAAACAGACTTCCCAGTGGGGGCAGATTTAGTTCTTCCCTGATAGGGCTCAAGTTTCCCAAAAGATCAGTACCTGTATTGCCGAGAGATTTGCTAACGATCTTACTGTCGAGTACTTTCTGTAGAGCTAAGCTAAATTGTGGATCGAGTTTGCCATTTTGTTCCGCAAAGGCGCGACTCATATTGACGATGGTAATATCATCTCGAGTGCTAATCCATTGAATGGCTTGCCCGTAGTTCGATGAATCAGAGGCTATGGGTACAATGCGCGCCTTGGGAGCGATCGAAAGGATGATGTCAATGACCGAGTTACCGTGATTGAGAGCCACTGGGTCCCCAAAGCTGACCAAGTCTTCAATGGTCCCTTGGCTATAATATCCTCTCTGCTTTGCCAAAAGATCTGGTTCGAAGACGTCAAATACGGCAATGGTGATTCCACGACCATTCAGATGGCTTGGCAGTTCGTCGATTCCCACACTTAGACCGGGGTGATAGGTCCGTATGAACTCGTTCACAGTCCTTCGAAAACGGGCGACTGATTGGCTTGCTTGATCGAACTTGCTAGCATTCATCTCTTGAAAGTCAGGGTTTTGAAAACTGAAAAGCAGGGTTGCAAGGGAGACGAACTCCGTGATTCGATTGCCCCATTCCTGCATGCGCCATTCCTCAAAAACAGCTTTTTGGGGATCTTTTAGATTTTGGATGGCTTTCTGGTAGGTTTCGAAGGAGTCGATCAATGGTGTGACCGGATCCTCACCCGGTAGTTGAGCCAATGTTTTCAGCTCCTTGATCGCAGAGCGATACGAAGAAAGACTTTCTCCGAAGCTTGTTCCAGCACAAAACATCAAACAAATCAGAAACTTTAAGTGGATATTAAACATCAATGGGGTTCCCTTCTATAGATCCTAGTGGGGCGGGACCATAGCAAATTTATTTGAACTAGAACAGTGCTTACCATGACTGTTTTGATCCAGGGCAAAACCAGTTTCGCAGCTCTGCAGTGAGTGGAATATCTAGGTACTTGGGTTTTATTGAGATATCATAGCGAGCGTGCCCTGCTTTTAATGAGGAGAATCAAGGACTATACCTACCATCTAGCAACGGCGAAGCACTTCGAGATACTTAAAAGCTTCGATCAATGGTTGCAAAAAAATCGCGATATCTTGGACAAACTTTAAAATCGTCATAATCTTTCTGCTGAAAGTTTGTGATAAGCCTCTCAATCTTAAGAGGCGTTTCGAACTCTTGGGGGGCTCATAAGCATGATTCGCTGCTCTGCTTCAGAAATATCCTGGCAGTAATTCATTTCAGGAAGAACTGCAATTTCGCCTAGTTTGCGCTTGAGAAACTCAAAAAAGATATTCTCAAAGTCCCTTCTTGGGGAAACAACAAAGGTGCCTTGAAGAGAGTTGATAGCAACGAGTCGAGATAGAGCCTTGATTACTGAAAAGGCCTTTTCATTGTCTACCACTGAAATATGGGTTAGGTCTGCCACAATATATCTTGGCCTGTACTTTTGAGCCAGAGAGAGGAGGTGTTGGTTGAAGTCACTCACGTGATCGTCGATATGCAGGTTTTTACTGATGTGGACGATAGTTTCGATGTCGCCGCGATACTGAAGGGTGTAATAATCTGTTTCGATAGTGTCCACGGGAGTGCTCCTTTCGTTACCAACTGAGACTTGTTTTCCTAATAGGAGCTCCATCGGTA
The window above is part of the Pseudobacteriovorax antillogorgiicola genome. Proteins encoded here:
- a CDS encoding hydantoinase B/oxoprolinase family protein, translated to MDVREAGPKGWRVFADRGGTFTDLVAIDPDGHIQVQKLLSQSDHYEDPILEGISRLTSSFESRAQLIELAVGTTVATNAFLERKGKSCALVTTLGFRDILEIRGQNRADLFALQIDKPQALCDTVTEVPERILSDGSVEQALNMNLARFELSRLRDMGYESLAISLMNASQNPAHELALGELARDMGFKHVALGHQLAKLDKYVLRTETAVFDAYLTPVVRKYTAKLCEQTESQKVFFMQSHGGLCQSSQLTGPHALLSGPAGGLIASIKSCQAHGYEKVITFDMGGTSTDVAIYSGNYTYDHEPKFHGYQIQVPMLDIHTVAAGGGSILKFDGERFQVGPESAGADPGPACYRKGGPLTVTDANLFLKRIRAEHFPKIFGPSQDQSLDEQIVAQKFSQLSQELNLPAEDIAKGFLDVAVETMVRAIKSISIRKGHDPQDFVLCCFGGAGAQLACPVAERLGIKKVFIHPLSSVLSAFGMSLADEKSQLRDLVDQPLHSLSDEDFHQLTRKLSKHVSNGMISQNLKPSFIFHLKLQGSETIFDVAANDPKEASQFFSQNYTRIFGLEADAEKIILESLSVEMSSQSRAYWFKQDFPASPLAYGPCNITLPNSSLFLDEGWTGKQERSGEWLLQQAQNRHVIERPEAVELEIFYQKFQSLAEEMGSVLRLTGFSVNIRERLDFSCAVFTASGELIANAPHIPVHLGSMGECLKVVVQKFAHNAKPGDSFISNSPLFGGTHLPDITVMTPVFWQGKIVNWLASRGHHADVGGSSPGSMPALSKSLSEEGVVIEPQYLVREGKFLGSKILELLTMGSMPARKPEQNILDLKAQLAANRRGLQIFEGLLQEYGLEHLEKYSEKLLAYSADRILDVTQKFDGRTAQIDLDEGRSLKVALKVRPQEGLDIDLSSCSDRGLHNFNTPQAVVRAAVLFSLRCVLKEDIPLNDGIMRVLNIRISEGSILDPSPTSAIVAGNVETSQALCDLLLDGFVGLAHCQGTMNNVSFGNEHFQYYETLGGGSGAGAGFHGASCTQVHMTNSVLTDPEVLERRFPVVLRNFARRWGSGGLGKFSGGDGMYRQFELAQTLEFNVLSQRRSTCPKGRQGGDDGLAGRNSIEVDLKSQAMAGCFSITLQKGDLVSIETPGGGGYGSPDLNQNNLIFAYGSNLDPLQIKGRCPSARIVCRAVLPEYSIGFSRFSEKRQGGVADIVPKAGAEVWGLVYSLSPEDLAALDEIEGHPDHYERVELEVKQDTPEGPSFKVWAYQVKDKEHHIPPTEEYLWLVHKGQHILNAPRYILQSTVCS
- a CDS encoding S8/S53 family peptidase; the encoded protein is MFNIHLKFLICLMFCAGTSFGESLSSYRSAIKELKTLAQLPGEDPVTPLIDSFETYQKAIQNLKDPQKAVFEEWRMQEWGNRITEFVSLATLLFSFQNPDFQEMNASKFDQASQSVARFRRTVNEFIRTYHPGLSVGIDELPSHLNGRGITIAVFDVFEPDLLAKQRGYYSQGTIEDLVSFGDPVALNHGNSVIDIILSIAPKARIVPIASDSSNYGQAIQWISTRDDITIVNMSRAFAEQNGKLDPQFSLALQKVLDSKIVSKSLGNTGTDLLGNLSPIREELNLPPLGSLFSYDLKLIDEFVSSHQKTSSNLLFSINLALSKEQTARTATVPGDHTGVQDQSFGIAADGIYTWSTNNFEAGSSFAAPQLTGVVALLLDHQLRAHGKLKPNLVAQALKATVQEGQLGPEQTGRGLLHAGDAWRWLKNHDIASCTP